Genomic window (Phragmites australis chromosome 5, lpPhrAust1.1, whole genome shotgun sequence):
TAGAACGGCGACGCCATTGGCCGATCTGTTGCTCTTTGTCTTGGAGTTGGAACGAAGATGTACGCACGGGAATGAGCGGTACACGGTCGTGTGTACGCTCTGTGTAGTGTTATTTGGATTCATGTCTTGATGTGAGCGGTGGGGAGCCTTTTCCCCTCTTTTTTGATCCAGTTACAATATGGTAGGCATCTCAGTTACGATTTGTGCTATACTATAGTTACAACTTACGCATAGACGCAATTGCATTACTTTTACGCTACCCTCAAGTTACGACTAAGGaaaaaatagtcagttacgatcacatgacaaaaaatatataattacaaTTAGAGAAGTTACTGAGTCAtaatcatatatatttatagtaactgacctatcttATGAATcgcaactatactatttttaatattgtaaCTGGAAGTGTGCATAAAGGTGAACAAATTATGATCAcataacaatatatatatatacacacacacatacacatacatacatacggCAAGACTGCGCCTATGCGTAGttgctattcgcactgcgcacatcctccAATTACAACAcaaaacactgtgagttacaacttcacgtccagaaatgtATAATTAGAACATGAAAAGCTAACACTATGAATTACAATTTGTTATTCGTATTGCGCACATCCTCCAgctacaacccgaaacactataagttacaacttgttaggtagatcagttcAACTTCACGTTAAGAGacgcataattgcaacacgagaagctaacactgtgagttacaacttattattcgTACTGCGTACATCCCTCaattacaactcgaaacactatgagttacaacttgttaggtagaccagttacaattTCACGTCCATAAATGTATAATTGCAAcatgagaagctaacactgtgagttacaacttgttattcgcattGCGCATATTCCCTAGTTACAAcctgaaacactgtgagttacaacttatgaTGTGTGCGTAAACATAAACTACAATGAGCATacctacaaaatatatatatatatatatagaaaactGACCTGTAGTAACTAAAGGTGGTGCAACAATAAACTACGATAGGTATAGGCACATAATAGATATAAAGTATATCTATTATTCTAAATATATGGTAACATGAATATTTGCACTATATATATCTAAGAGTGAGGTGCTATATAATAAGAAAAGACTAGGATATCCATCATTCACCAAAGAGTTAgtagtatatgtatatatatgaatcCTGATGACGTCTATCTCTGTACGTCATGCATGATAAACCAATATGTATACACATACAGGCAAAAGAAAAACTAGGTAAATCACAAGTCAAAAATGCTCTGTTAACTTGTTTCCTTCTGTTAACTAGTTAGGTACCATAACACCAGCAGTGACTCACATTATGTTATAACAGCATCAACATTATAAGCGATCCCCTATTCTCTTAAGCCTGACAGTCTAAGCACTCGGCTACCACTAATTAGGATCAATTAAAACCCTTGTTAGTTGATCAGAGCTAAAAATCCAGCAAGGCACGAGTTCCTATGATCCTAAGGGCGACACTACACACCTCGTAAAAATCCAATCTTTATGCAGGCAAATCGCCCCAAGAAGATATATCAGTAACAGAAGGTGGCGCTAAAAATGAGAGGAGGACGAACGAAGGACGGTCTTTTACCTTCTTCTCTCCGAGGAAGTTCCTGATTTCGCGCATCTTGTAGCGGTACCCCTTGGTAACGCCGGTGATGAGGTTCTGGACGTGGGAGATAGCGGTCCGGATAGCGGCCATGGTGCTGCGGGTGCCGAACCAGGCGTCGACCTTTAGCTTGCTACCGCCCTCCTGGAGCTGGAAATCGAGGTTGAGGTGCTTGCTTGAAGCTGAACTTCCCCCGCGGCCCCTCCACCGTCACCACCTTCGCCGCCACCTTCACCGTCACCCCCTCGGGGATCTCCATCGTCTCCGAGGCCAGGATCGTCTTCATCTCGCCGGCTTTCTTCTTCTCCGGCGGCTGTGCCTgtgcgggaggaggaggtgcggcggcgggggagaggaGGCCGCGGAAGAGACGAGCTCAGTTTTTAtacaggaggaggtggcggcggcgttaGGGTTTTTGTCTCTTtcggagagagaagagaagggtGGGTGGTCTTGGGCTGGGCTTTAAGTGGGCCAATCTAGGGCCCAATGTTTGACTTGTGCCTTCCcatgtagagagagagagagagaaagagaaagaataaagaACATTAAAAAGcctcaagaaagaaaaagaaatccaTCTCGATCGATCGATATCCGTAAAATGATGGGCCTTTTAAGTACGTACATGGATCGATGGGACGAGCCAACGATTTGATTGGTTTGATTTGAGCTGAGCATGCATATtgctgatgatgatgcatctcAATAGACTACTAGATACAACATGCATGAAGAATTGAAGACAGAGGAATTAAAAAGCAAGATTCCATCAGTAGACTTCGACGTTCCATTGCTCGGCCTTCTTCAGCTGCTTCTTGTAATCAAACCAGTCAATCCCTGATGAAATTCGcagcgcgcgcgcacacacacaaggaaagaaagaaagaaagaaaaagcttCTTCAGTTACTTGCTGATTGATTCAacccaaggaagaagaaagcaaagaAAAGCAAAGCATGCATGAGCATGATGTGGTTGCAGAAGATAGCTAAGATGCACGCATATATACCGTCTTTAGCTGCGAGGTCGACCATGATGTCGTCGATGCCCTTCTCCATGCCCTTGAGCCCGCACATGTAGACGTAGGTGTTGTCCTTCTTGAGCAGCTCCCACAGCTCCTCCTTGTACTCCGCCATTCGCGTCTGGATGTACATCTTCTCCCCGGCCGCGTTCGTCTGCTCCCGGCTCACCGCGAAGTCCAGCCGGAACTTCTCCGGCGCAATCTCCTTCATCTTCTCCAGCTCCTGCGACATCACCATTTTCCAACGACCAACAAGGGAAATGCATCGAGTCGAAGACGGGAAATGCGCGCAATGTCTAGAGTTGACTGACTCACCTCCTTGTACAGCAGAGTGCTGCTTGTAGGAACTCCCAAGAAGAGCCATGCCAGACCGTTGAACTGCACAGGATATATATGATCATATGATACATTCCATTGTTTGATGAACAGAACAGGCAGGTCTTCTTTTTGGCTAGAGCAAAAAAAACAACTACTCCACCTTGTAGTCCTCGTGCTCCTCGAAGAACATCTTCCACAAGAAGGAGCGGAAGGGAGCAATTCCGGTACCCGTCGCGAGCTGCCAATGACCAACACGTACAACACAGGTGAATGAGATGTTCATTTCTGGTCAATGTTGCGAGGATCATCATCAAGCGCATCATCCAAGCATACATTCCATTCAACTCACCCTGGACTAACTTACCATAATGATAGTTGCATTGGGGTCCTTGGGCATGAGCATCTCCTTACCAACTGGCCCTGtgatcttcacttcagagcctgCCTTCAGGTCACCTGCAGCATTTTATATATATTACCACAacaaagtatatatatatacagtacatCGTATTGAATACTCAACTATTTGTGTCATCCATCATCTGAAAGggaaaggaaataaaagaaaagaaaagaccGGACAAGACAATTCTCGAATTCTAAAAAGAACGAAGTCTGACATAAGAAGTTTGAGCAGACTCCTTTGACGATCTCCCCTTGATCATTGGTGTAAACTAGCCTCTTGACGCAAAGCGACACCTGCCGATAACAAGTAATTTTACCCTTGATcgctttttgttttttgtttgttgttgtAATGGCGATAAAACATGCAACTCAAAGAAATCGAGAATGAACTGACCGTCTTGGAGTCGCCGAAATCGCCAATGGCGCTGCTGGCGATGGAGTAGAGCCTGAGCTTGTGTGGCTTGCCGTTCTTGTCGACGCCGTCAGCGATCACGCCGATGGACTGCCCTTCTCTGTATGGGAGCTTGCCTTCAAAAACAACAAGATCACAAGGTTcaaatatcaaaataaaaaatttccccAAAAACCGTTGCAACTACCCAGGGTAATCGGTATTTCAAACATCAAAGTCGTTTTGGATTGCTCCATTCGAGTGGCAAATCAAAGTCGTTTGTAGCTTAGCTTGTGATGCATCGATCGACATATGCATACAATTACAGAGTAGAGGCAGGGTACCTTCGGTGGTGAAGACCATGTGCCATGTTTCCCCGGGCGCGTCGTCGCCGGTGATCCTGGTGTTGAGCAGGCACCGGCCGACGTACGGCTCCTTGGGCCTGTACGTGTTGGTCGCCACCCCTTCGTCCTGCTTCTTGGAGATCTTCTCCTTCTTCGCCGGCGCTGGAGCCGCCTCAGCCGTCTCTGTCGTCGACACCTGCACCCGCACCCGCACCGCCCGGGCGTTGCGCGGGTATGCCAGGAAGTGGCTGCATGACGGGGACGGTGCAGCAGCCTTggcaggggaggaggaggacagtgTCACGGCCGCGGCGGTCACGGCGGCCATGGCGGTGGCCGGCAAGCTCTGGATTGCAAGGTACCTACGTGGCTGTGCGTGCCCAGAGGTGGATTGAGGAGAGAAACTCTGGAGGATGAGCGTGAGATGTTGAGGGGGAGGAAGGagcgagaggagaggagaggagaaggagaggattGGGTTGTGCTGCAGCACGGAGTGAGTGGAAGGGAGACGGGGTGAGGAGCaagcggtgcctcctcctccccctcctccccctcctcccatcCCACACCAGCAAGTCCAGCCCAAGCGTGCAACGATTGACTGTCCATCAACTGTCTCTTAGTGGCACTGCCCGCCAAAATCTTAAGGGCGTGACTATACTTTTAAGTGTCTGAAACCAACTTATTTTTCGGTCATCATCCTAGTCCCTTACATATTATGATCCGAGAATTTACTATGGAGATTAATTGAAAAATAAGTTGTTTTCAAACTACTTATAAATAGCAAAACTGAAATCTCTAAAAGAAAACGAACAAATGGGTATCCATTGTATGTGAACTATTTGTGTCTGCCTCCGAATTCAACGAGGCAATACGCATATTTCATCACAATTTGTCTAGTTACTTGGATAGATTACCTTACCTAATCTAAATTCATACTTCCTCTATTTTCATTTACTTGTCACCATTAATTTTACTATAATAATTTTGACATTATGctttattctataaaaaaatttacaaatacttaaaagtatacaatactaatgaagtatatttcacGACAAATCTAATGATATGAAAGTTTTAGGTATCTATAATTTTTCGCAGAAAAAACACGAGATCAAAATAGCTACAGTAAATCAATggtgataaataaaaaaacagagGTAATAGTTTTTAgtgaaataaatatttatgaatGATTAAATATACTATGTCTAGGAATAAAGCATCGGACTATTCATGTCTTATATTGTAGGAACAAGGAAAACTAGGCAGATAGGCGTGCTAGGTCACGCTCATACATGTGATTGCAtcatccatttttttttaacatttacAGATCGCAATATGGAAGTACACTATAAGGAAGATTACATGGAGCAATAATATAATGCTACATTGACAGCGTCAAGTGCTAATGTACATTGTAGTTGGTACAACCGTATCATTCTCGGTTTTAGGAAACAATCGACAACGATAACGGGTTATCATAGCCGGTTTATATAAAAATCGGCAGATCACTACCTGTTTTTTAATACCAGCCAATGTGACCGGACCCAAAATTTATTTCCAGTGCAATTTTGCTCCTGATCCTCGCAACAagttctctctcccttatctgtTCTCCACAGGcggtctctctctcccttatctctttggTGCTTCTTTCTCTTCAGCGGCGTGCAGCAGAGCCCAGCAACAAGCGTCGGCCCTCTCCTCTTGCGCTAGCTTTCCTCCCTTGGTGGGTCCGCACCGGCCCTCTCTGCCAGTGGTGGCTCTCCTCCCGTGGTGGAACTCCCGTGCCGAGTCCATGCTGTCCGTCTGCACCGGCCCTCTCCTACCGCAGTGGATCTTCTCCCGCGTCAATTTCGTGCCAGCGTTCTCCTCCGCGGTGTCCTCTCCTCTCATGCGTCGGCCCTCTCATCCCATGGTGTCCTCTCCTCTTGCATGTCAGCTCTATCTTCCCGCGGCAGGTTTGCATGGGGCAGCACAGCCTGGCGGTGACGCTGGCAAGGGAGGCGAGGAAGAAGTTCTTGGGGTAGAGCGCTTTGGCCgagagcatgcggtggaggagcgGTAGCACGACCTTGGAGGTTTGAGCGGGCTCCTCCGAGTGGCGCGGGTGGGCTTCTCTGAGCAACGCCGGTGAGTTCAGGTAGGTCCAGGGCGCAGGCGAGGTCGCTTACGATGGCCTCTGATATGTGTTTGGGTTGATTTGGCCTTGTGTTTGAGAAGCATATGTGTTCAAGGAGCATCTGTATGAGATGAGGCCATTTGTTGTTTGGTTATGAGTTGAGTCGATTCGATTGTGAGTTGTATTCGTGTGGATGGGATGAATCGGGACGTGCTTGTGTTCGAGTCGATCTAAAGTGGTAGAAGGAGGTAGTGAGTTGTCTTGGGCTGGCGTCTAGAGTTCGCTGAGAGAGACGTTGGAACTTTCTGTGCTTCATGCGAGGTGGGAACCGGCACCAGGGCTGGGCCCACATGTTGGAGACGGTGCTATAGGAGCTACAGTGGCATGATGCCCCGGAAGCACACCGATTCCTAGCCACAAAGTATATAGTATATATGTCTATTTTTCCTTTCTCAACTCTGACCCCGCTCTGATTTTTCACTCTCAATCACAAAACTAGTTATTATTGCTCTTGAACTACCAAAACCGTGCAAATCAACCACTTTAGTTTCAGAGAAGTGGGCatgcatctattttttttcaatttagtGACTATGATGCCTACTATATAAAACTATCGCCACGTATCATCTTACACATGAGATCAGTTGCCATGCGTGAGCCACATCATTTGAAACCATCTTCTTGGAAACCACATGAAGGTTGATTTGCACAGTTTCCATAGAGGTTGATTTGCATAGTTGCCAAAGATCAGAGAGCAAGAATATCTTATTTTATGGGTGAGGAAGGAAATCAGACTGGTACGAGAGCAAAACACTAGATTTCTTCCTTGGATGAAGGAAACTGAAACCAATGGCAAGGCGTAAATTAAAGCCCAATGTCGTCCATCCTACGTAATCTCAGCACGTCTTTCACGTGGGCCCAAAACCTGAGGAAGCTAGGGACAACCGATGTGATAGACTAAAGCCCATATGGTCGTACCCTCTTCAACAATATTAAAACGTTCGGAAATCGCTCGGTGGAGATTTTGGAAATTCTCGATACTTAAAATTTGGTGgaaatttgttcaaatttaatcgatcaaatttataaattaaagATAAAAATCGACAATCGAAttatataagtcattgaaacccacaaggaagtagCCGTCGTCAGTTAAGAAATGACGTCATTTGTACTGCACAATTATGGATTAAGCTTTGGTGTCTCTAAAAGTCtatatgtagtaattatgcaggtcaacACATGCTTATCCCGCCCTTGTTAGGTCATCCGCCGTTATCAGTGGCTTCTCATATTAGAATTTCGTGTGGGTACAATCCACGCTTCTCCAATACCCGTGGACTTCTTCGCCGGTACAATGACATTCGACTTCTTCGGCGGGTGCTTCTTATAGCCTTTCTTCTCAACTcgcttttccttcttctttaggctctttgggggagacaGAATTAGAGCTGGAAGCGAGGCTACCAAATGCGGAGGAGATGGTGAAGCCAGCTTCTTTGGAGGAGGATAAGACAGTGAAGCTgtcttctctggaagtgaggggcgcggcaacggtgcacttgaagctcgttTAGACTGAGATGCACtagagaccacgatgtcgcccctcttTCACTAAATCttttgacgaagagcttcacctagagttgtgacttcatcattggaggagagctccaacacgtgatgaGTGGTATttctatgtaccatgtccaccctAATCATAGCATAGCCAGCATATATCAAGACCTTATGTAAGATATGAACgtctggaagcacctggccccttgcaacctctaTTTGATACCCACCAgacctgattacaaggctgcaaggCATGTGCTCTTCTAGTAGGTTCATCATATCCGTCTCAGTCACATTGGCTTCTGGTTGATCGACCTTCTTGGACGCGTAGCTACTCTTCTGTGCAATTCCGAGGCTACCTGCCTCTGGGATAGAAATCTGTATTCCCCGTGCCGCAAGCGTTTGTATGATGTTTGCGTAAACTTTTCTAGGTCTCCCGTGttaatgcatccacgtccactgcatgacctcttgttcttcttgtatATTTCGAGGTCTTTGGGAAAGTCGTATTTCCATCACTAGGAActggatacacctcgcacttgaCTTGTGTGCTCCGAGGTTCCCAGCGTCGTTGAAagaacatcatgttccttgACCcagaaagaaccttggctagcttcggTTGTTTCTAATTGTGATTTCTCAGCTTTCGGACATCTCACCCCTTGCAAATATGACTCCGATCATCttgggaattgcaaccaaggattcttgtGGCCTTCTTTGGATAACTTTTCATCATCTGCCTGACATTTTGCCCTTTTTACCACATACTCGGTTGGACCAGTCCTATGGTTGTACTTGTTCCTAGCTCTAAGTTGCTTCTTCTCCCTAATCTTATTTTTGAACTGCTGTTGTATTCTTCCTCTGCATAAAAGCTTCTCAATCTTCTGCTTTCAGGTGCTTGTAGCTCTTGAAAGACACCACCTCTTTAGCCAAGTACTGATTAACAACTTTGCTCTTAAAGTTTCAgtgaagtttcacgatcgctttcattaTTACCTTGATTGTGGTATTCGTTTGACGCTCACTCATGTTTTCAGGGTACTCTACATACtcattgacaacattattgaacaagtctctcttttctttGTCAATGCGGTCATCGAACTTGGTCGTTATTGACACCAAATAAACCGAAGAAAATCTCTAGCGAAACCAAAGAAAATCGCCATAAGTTGACGCCAATGTCACGCTCTGTAACTAATAGGCGCGCAATAGCTAACCAGCTATAATAACAGagttgagtcattagtgacggtcaTAACAGTAtacgtcacttatgatttatcatcagtgatgatACCtaacataacccgtcacttatgactgacctAAGGAGATATATCACTAAtgtcaggtcataagtgacgggttgtaacatAACTTGTCATTAATGACTGATCCATTGGGACCAATTGCTAATGTGTTATACATTAGCGACAGGTGTAGTTACGACCTATTACTAATATCATCAGTGACAATTAACTTTATAACACGTTATTGATGACCTGTCATCAGTGATAGATCATTGTTCGATCCTGATTTGAAACTATATAAATGATGGATCGTACTAAAAGTTGTTTCGTGATAGGTCGTGATAACTTGTCACTGATTTCGTgtcttatttatttgtttttcataTAGTGAGAGAGAATGGCCGGCCGGATCCCATACTTGCTTTCCTAACCATGCATTTCTAGTGTCGGCAACATCTACCATCAGTTCTTTAATTTCGAACtagcttcttcttattttttttttccgaatagCTGCTTCTTCTTAATTTGTAATGCATGAATAATATAAATCTGCTTGCGTCCGGCCGGGGGCATCAGATTTGCAGGGCACCGGCAGCGAAAAGTGTTAACTGTTGCATTTGACAGCATGCATGATCGATGCGTATgcgttctttttcttttgtcttTAATTTACTGTTTAGTCAGAGTTGAGATGCTGTTTTTAGTTGCATGCGCACCACTGTATATTAGACCATTCCaatcatattcctttcattttattcattttttattctctttttcgttctctttattttctctcatctttgcTAACTTTCTTTCGAAGAGAATCGTGAAGTAAAATGGGAAAGAATCTCGTCCTAAAGGGAATGACATTAGGAATCCATTCGTGACCAGTAGTGGATCCAGAAAATCTAAGTTGAGTATGCAAGATTGTGAAGAAACGAACTAGCGAAGGGTAATTAAGCTGTTGAGTGACTAAATGCGTAGACTGTAGGCCGATGAGAGCATACGGAAGTGAGGATAGGCCGACAACAGATATCCGATGGAAGACTAAGGTTGTGAGTTTTAGATCAAACTAGCTACGTACTACACgtatatctaatatatagtgtatatataattgatttttccaaaaaagttAGGTATGCAGCTGCATACCCATGCACCAAGGTGGATCCACCGATGTTCGTGATAgaaactataaaaaaattttATTAAAACGTTAAAGAGAACGAAAATCACTTCATAACAAGGTTCGAGATTTTTATCCATAAAGAGACTCCATTAATCGTCTTACTATACTATGGCTGATCGACACGATACATGGCCTTCGgtatcatatatatttgtaggaGCATAAAAATCAGAATCATGTCAGTGATGCATGCGTACTATATGTATGAGTGATTTTGACATATATAATTGCCTTCATTTACCGAGCAAAGAAAAGCCAAGTAAATCAGTTGAGAAAGAAAGTGATCCTTGTTGTCTTCCATTTGTCTATCGTTGTTGTCGCCCATGTGCTAAATCTGGAGAAATTCGTATATATGACGCATTCCATCACGGATCAACTGGATGGAGAAAGCTAGCACTGGATGCTTTTCAACAGAGGCACAACGATGCACATATGTTCGTCTTGCATCGACAGACAGTTtcattcattttctttcttttccgtTTTCTAACGGTTATTCTTTGATCTGCTTTTTTTAATAGAGAATACCAATATTAAAGTTTAGAAACAACAGAAGAGGAGGGAAAGATAGGAAAGGTAATAGCTAGGGTTATCAGCACACCAGAGAGATCATATATATAGAGAACAAGATAGATGTATAGGCTAGAAAATTACATAAGTCCAAACACTCCGCGTCAAGCAAAAATACATCAGAAGCCAGAACATCTGCCGAAGAGAAGTAAGGCAGCCACTCATGGAACTATGAGAAAACACTGTCCACTATAAGCTTATCGTCATGTTTAAGAATGATGCTCTATTTCTGCACGAAGGATATAACAAGAATTAGAACATCGGTCGGCTTGGTGGGGAATTTCTTCTCAATGGCCATGACGTTTTTTGTCCTCTACAGTGCCCAAGCAATACTGCAAATAGAAAAAGTCTAGGGTTTGAGAGATTTTGAGAAACTTTAGAAGTCAGTTTGCTCATAAGTCAGCTACCGAAGTGGGGAATATATTTCATCCGAAGATATCTCTCAGAGCACTAAAAAACTTAGACCAGAGCACATCCAAATAAATACGATTGACATCCTCTGATCTACTGTAAAAACAACCATATAAGCTCCTTTCCAACCCCTCTTTTTTGATCTGCTTGTTGTTGATGGTATGCATCCTTTTCTCATGAGGCAACAACGGATGGCATTAGTAAAATGGGAGGAAGAGATCACTCAAATATAATGTGctccctttttatttttttaggtgTGCAATTAATTATGTATTTTAAAGGGCTCGGCAAGGTTTTGCTTAGTACTAAAGCTAGTACATACAAAAATGGTTTCCTTATAAAGGAACAAATGAAATGTCCTGTGTTTCAAAGAAAGATGGAGCgtttaaattaattttcttcttcttttacacacacacacccacaCACCCTTCAGTTTAAATATGTAATTTAAGGTCAGCTTTTCCAAAGCATCCGaccttctttttcctctttttagCATAAAGCTACATGCACAAAATTCTCTCATTAATTCTTCTTTCGTCAGATAGGTTCTTCCATTTGAATGGTCTAGAAAAATATCCCTTGGGCAGGAAACATATATTATCTTAATTGATGGTATATATCCTCACCCGACTGGATTGATTGGATGCCATGGCCATATATATAAATAGCCTGCTGCATGAATGTGTGAGATGCAAATTGGAGCCAGATCGAGCTTGATCTATTGCAGTGCAGCTATTAGTACTAGTTAGCATCACTTGGCTTGATTTGCATCATATAGCTAGGTGTAAGCCTCGTCATTTGGCTAGAGAGATGGGGCGTTATGCTTTGGGTGACTGCAAGCCTACGGCAACAATGTTGGCGGTTGTTGTTGTGTTTGCCGTGCTCAACACACTGACAAAGATGGCTTTCAACCAAGGGATGCACACCACCGTCCTCATCACACTTCGCCAGCTCACTGCCTTCATCTTCCTCGCCCCAATCGCATACTTCCG
Coding sequences:
- the LOC133918177 gene encoding ferredoxin--NADP reductase, leaf isozyme 1, chloroplastic-like isoform X1; protein product: MAAVTAAAVTLSSSSPAKAAAPSPSCSHFLAYPRNARAVRVRVQVSTTETAEAAPAPAKKEKISKKQDEGVATNTYRPKEPYVGRCLLNTRITGDDAPGETWHMVFTTEGTLPLLCNCKLPYREGQSIGVIADGVDKNGKPHKLRLYSIASSAIGDFGDSKTVSLCVKRLVYTNDQGEIVKGVCSNFLCDLKAGSEVKITGPVGKEMLMPKDPNATIIMLATGTGIAPFRSFLWKMFFEEHEDYKFNGLAWLFLGVPTSSTLLYKEELEKMKEIAPEKFRLDFAVSREQTNAAGEKMYIQTRMAEYKEELWELLKKDNTYVYMCGLKGMEKGIDDIMVDLAAKDGIDWFDYKKQLKKAEQWNVEVY
- the LOC133918177 gene encoding ferredoxin--NADP reductase, leaf isozyme 1, chloroplastic-like isoform X2, whose protein sequence is MAAVTAAAVTLSSSSPAKAAAPSPSCSHFLAYPRNARAVRVRVQVSTTETAEAAPAPAKKEKISKKQDEGVATNTYRPKEPYVGRCLLNTRITGDDAPGETWHMVFTTEGKLPYREGQSIGVIADGVDKNGKPHKLRLYSIASSAIGDFGDSKTVSLCVKRLVYTNDQGEIVKGVCSNFLCDLKAGSEVKITGPVGKEMLMPKDPNATIIMLATGTGIAPFRSFLWKMFFEEHEDYKFNGLAWLFLGVPTSSTLLYKEELEKMKEIAPEKFRLDFAVSREQTNAAGEKMYIQTRMAEYKEELWELLKKDNTYVYMCGLKGMEKGIDDIMVDLAAKDGIDWFDYKKQLKKAEQWNVEVY